A DNA window from Canis lupus dingo isolate Sandy chromosome 2, ASM325472v2, whole genome shotgun sequence contains the following coding sequences:
- the CNR2 gene encoding cannabinoid receptor 2, with protein MESRGVMEAANGCKDALDFNPMKEYMVLNSSQRIAVAVLCTSLALLSALENLAVLYLVLSSHRLRRKPSYLFISSLAVADFLASVIFACNFVNFHVFHGMDSKAVFLLKIGSVTMTFTASVGSLLLTAIDRYLCLCHPSTYKALLTCGRALATLGIMWALSALVSYLPLMGWTCCPNPCSELFPLIPNDYLLGWLLFIAFLFFGIIYTYGHVLWKAHQHVASLAEHQDRQVPGMARMRLDVRLAKTLGVVLAVLFICWLPVLALMVYSLTTTLSDQVKKVFAFCSLLCLVNSMINPIIYALRSGEIRSSAFHCLAHWRRHLRRLGLEGNKEVPRSSVTETEADVKITPWPDSRVLNCPDC; from the coding sequence ATGGAGAGCCGCGGGGTGATGGAGGCAGCCAATGGCTGCAAGGATGCCTTGGATTTCAACCCCATGAAGGAATACATGGTCCTGAACAGTTCCCAAAGGATAGCTGTTGCGGTGCTATGCACCTCCCTCGCCCTGCTAAGTGCCCTGGAGAACCTGGCCGTCCTCTACCTGGTCCTGTCCTCCCACCGGCTCCGCAGGAAGCCCTCATACCTGTTCATTAGCAGCTTGGCTGTGGCTGACTTCCTGGCCAGTGTGATCTTTGCTTGCAACTTTGTAAATTTCCACGTCTTCCATGGCATGGATTCCAAGGCTGTTTTCCTACTGAAGATTGGCAGCGTGACCATGACCTTCACAGCCTCTGTAGGCAGCCTACTGCTGACCGCCATTGACCGCTACCTCTGCCTGTGCCACCCATCTACATACAAAGCCCTACTCACCTGTGGGAGGGCCCTGGCAACCCTGGGCATCATGTGGGCCCTCTCTGCATTGGTCTCCTACTTGCCCCTTATGGGATGGACTTGCTGTCCCAATCCCTGCTCTGAGCTTTTCCCCCTGATCCCCAATGACTATTTGCTGGGTTGGCTCCTGTTCATTGCCTTCCTCTTCTTTGGCATCATCTACACTTATGGGCATGTCCTGTGGAAGGCCCATCAGCATGTAGCCAGCTTGGCTGAACACCAGGACAGGCAGGTGCCAGGGATGGCACGAATGAGGCTAGATGTGAGGTTGGCCAAGACCCTGGGGGTGGTGCTGGCTGTCCTTTTCATATGCTGGCTCCCGGTACTGGCCCTCATGGTCTACAGCCTGACCACTACCCTAAGTGACCAGGTCAAGAAGGTCTTCGCCTTCTGCTCCTTGCTCTGTCTTGTCAACTCCATGATCAACCCCATCATTTATGCCCTGCGGAGTGGGGAGATCCGCTCCTCTGCCTTCCATTGCCTGGCCCACTGGAGAAGGCATCTGAGGAGACTTGGGcttgaaggaaacaaagaagtCCCAAGGTCCTCAGTCACTGAGACAGAGGCTGATGTGAAAATCACCCCATGGCCAGATTCCAGAGTCCTAAACTGCCCTGATTGCTGA